In Nitrospira sp., one genomic interval encodes:
- a CDS encoding HD domain-containing protein, giving the protein MHPSISPINATTQLIQEITRQLDALDSLQLSKESLYAVRLLQLRRLTRRIETLIPGHFGHGERTAHYARLLGKAISLTDDQHIELHYAALLHDIGLLTLPGRLLDETAAHSLDDYALIQSHPREGAALLSPHRFLSEAARLIAHHHERWDGAGYPYGLRGGYIPLAARILAIADVFDSIANRSTSLHRALRTLQASAGSQFDPILTATFCAQFRHQDQLPPLPFGDASVTALTVEPTLDQPSHQHMPFSMF; this is encoded by the coding sequence ATGCATCCATCGATATCGCCGATCAATGCCACAACACAGCTCATCCAGGAAATAACCCGACAGCTTGATGCCTTGGATTCACTTCAGCTTTCCAAAGAATCATTATACGCTGTTCGCCTGTTACAACTTCGACGCCTGACGCGGAGGATCGAAACCCTCATTCCTGGACACTTCGGACATGGCGAGCGCACCGCACACTATGCCCGCTTGCTGGGCAAGGCCATCAGCCTTACGGATGACCAACACATCGAGCTGCACTATGCAGCCCTGCTGCACGATATCGGACTCCTCACGTTACCCGGCAGACTGCTCGACGAGACAGCAGCGCACAGCTTGGATGACTATGCCCTGATCCAAAGCCATCCCCGGGAAGGCGCTGCGCTCCTGAGCCCCCATCGATTCCTCTCTGAGGCCGCACGCCTGATCGCTCATCATCACGAACGATGGGACGGCGCCGGATATCCTTATGGACTTCGCGGAGGCTATATCCCCTTGGCCGCCAGAATTTTGGCCATTGCGGACGTCTTCGACAGCATTGCCAATCGATCGACTTCGTTACACAGGGCCCTACGAACCCTACAAGCGTCGGCAGGCTCACAATTTGATCCGATACTGACCGCCACATTTTGTGCACAGTTTCGCCATCAAGACCAGCTCCCGCCGCTACCATTCGGTGACGCGAGTGTCACCGCTCTCACTGTTGAACCGACCCTCGACCAACCGAGTCACCAGCATATGCCCTTTTCAATGTTCTGA
- a CDS encoding helix-turn-helix transcriptional regulator: MMMNNAPDIEIPTDRLRTLSSELRAQSPHWADRLEQATTEQELRNLVCDLFNLSHALPSHRESANETTTLAGRITRFINENLHRGLTLKVLANFLGYSEKYCSDLFYRIMGESFSGYMRRHRVERAQSLLTTTAQTLAEVATAVGFSDQFAFSHFFKRATGHSPREIRSRQAHSRHRLTVHAMQKAL; encoded by the coding sequence ATGATGATGAACAACGCGCCCGACATCGAAATTCCAACTGATCGCCTCCGCACCCTCTCGTCCGAGCTTCGCGCACAGTCACCACACTGGGCTGATCGTCTTGAGCAGGCCACGACGGAACAGGAGCTACGCAATCTCGTGTGCGATCTCTTTAACCTGTCCCATGCCCTGCCGTCCCACAGAGAGTCCGCTAATGAGACAACCACGCTGGCCGGACGCATCACCCGCTTCATCAACGAAAATCTCCATCGTGGACTGACACTCAAAGTCCTGGCAAATTTCCTCGGCTATTCGGAGAAATATTGCTCTGATCTGTTTTACCGCATCATGGGTGAATCGTTTTCCGGGTACATGAGACGACATCGGGTCGAACGGGCTCAATCACTCCTCACCACAACCGCGCAGACGTTGGCAGAAGTTGCTACAGCGGTGGGGTTCAGCGATCAGTTTGCCTTCAGCCATTTCTTCAAACGCGCGACCGGGCATTCTCCCAGGGAGATTCGATCCCGGCAGGCACACTCACGGCATCGGCTGACGGTTCACGCCATGCAGAAAGCCCTGTAG